The Geminocystis sp. NIES-3708 genomic sequence TATTGGACATTATCTTTTCTACCATTCTAATACGCTCAGAAGGATAAAAAGGAGCATAAAATGGCAGTAAAGTATGTTGATAAATTAATCTATCAATTGTATAGCAATGACCTTGAGGCATATTTGCAATTAAAGCACTAAGATAAGACGGTAGATCCACCACCGCGATCGCATTTCTATTGTTAAATAAACTTTGCAAAATATCCTTTTGATCGAAATATTGAATACGAACACTGTAACGAGCAAATACGCTGTACAGTAATTCATCAGGATAAGGATCGGGAAAAAAGCCTAACATAGTTACTAAATATTGCTAAATTATCTATATACATCAAGAAGTTGAAGAGCTTCACTGACATTTTTTTGAATAAGGGGTTTTTCTTTTACACTCTGCTCAAAATTCAGCTTGAGTAAAAACTGACTTTTTGTAGGGCATATTTTTTCTTGATTAAACAAATCAAATGCCCACCATATACGACGAATGCTAAATTGTTCAAGAGTTTCAATAACCTCATCTAATAATTTTTTCGTTTTCGGCAGCTTAGATAATTTAGTTTGTAAAGTGCTTTTGCAACCTAGTTCTCTACCAATTAAAGCTAATGTAATTCTAATTGGCCTTGGTTTCGATATTTGTTTTATTTTTACGACTACATCAGGAATTTGATTAACTATTAACAAGTCTCGCTCGTGCCAATAACTTTCGTAGGAATCACCATAGTATCGCTTCTTGCTAGGAGGTAAATTAGCTTCTAACCACGGACGATCATTTTCACTAAGCCAGTTATACTCCCGATAAAAAATTTCTTTGAGTTGTGTTCGGGTTATGCCCTCATTGTCTTTTAATATTTCCAAAAAAGAAGTACGATACGAGTCTAACTTTTCTGAGTTAACTGTTGAGCATTGTTTCTTCAGTGATACTAACAAGATCTTCTTATCTTCTCTTGTTCTAGTTTTGTATCGACAATCACGAGGAATAGACAAATCAAGCCTTATTGCATGTTTTTCAATAGTTCTCCAATCAAGCCCTAATTTTTTCGTTATTTCTTTTTGAGTAATACTGAAATCATTCCATAATTTGACTAAGTTATCATCCCAAATTTTACCGTGAAATGAAATCAAGTAGAATTGAAATCTATCACTTAAACTTACATCTGGACCGACACGTTGATAAGTAAATTGGCAAACAGGACAACTAAAAGTGCCGATAGGTTTAACTATTTTAGTTTTCTTACAATAATATGGTTTTGAGTGATAGTCAGATATAACCATTTGCTTATAATCAGGACAAACGGGATTAAGACAGGGCCAATTTGCTTCTCCAAAAGGGCGATAGTTTTCTGGTAGTTGAAAGAAATTGAGGGGATGTATTTCCAGAAAATCTAATAGCAGAAGATGTTTAAGAGGGTGTTGAATTCCGCTTGATGGTCTAAAAAATAGTGATAGCCAATTATGTGGCTCTTTGGGATTAATTTCCAATCCTAATCGTTGCAACAATTGATCAGGATATTTCTCCATAAAACTGATTATGAGTTTTTCGACTCGAATTCTTCCAGAGTAAGAAGCTAAATCTCTTTCTATGAAAATACTACGATACCGATTTATTGTCTGATCTGAATAACAATCGGAAAAATACTCGTATTCAACAAATAAACTTTGCACCAAACTTGCTATACGATCAATAATAAAATGATATTCATCGGACAAATTCAATGGTCTAGGCTCACTTATATCTGTAATGGCTTGTTCCGCAGCCAAAAATCGGTTACGGTACAAATCTCTGTTTCTACAAAAGATATTCGTCTGTTCTAAAAACACTCTATGCTTTGCACAAATATCAATACCGTCAATTTGGTGCGATCGATGCCAATAGGTTTCTCCGTAAGTATCTTTATCTTCTTGAACACATAATGGGCAATATCTCATGTATTTTTGTAAGGGAATCGTACTGGACGTTAATCCTAATAACTTATGAACTCCTATCTTATAACTACCTGCCATTTCTTCAAAAATTCTCGTCTTTCTCTCTTTTGTTAGAAAAGGACTATAGAAGGGAAATAATGTATTGTTGTAGATCAGAGATTCAAAACAATAGTTATGCCCTTTTGGCAAATGATCCAGTAAATATTGTAAGCGATTGGGCAAATCTACCACAAAATTACCCTTAACAACTCCAAATAAATCCTGTACCGCTATTAGTTCTGTTTCGTATTGAACTATTTTTTGGTATCTGGCACTAATGCTACAAAGTAATTCATCGGGATAAGGGTCTGGGAAAAAACCAATCATAAGCTATTTACCTCCATAAGATATTCTGTTACTGAACGGATATAACCCCCTTGTTTTAAAAGTTCATAGTTTGTCAAGTTTTGATCATTATTAGATTCGATAAGTTTTATTAATCCTTGTACTTCGACGGGGGATTTAGGGTGTTTTATTTGTTGTGGTGATTTTTCTGATACAGATACAGTCCGATACACATTTTCATCTTCAGAATTTTGTTGCATAGATGCAGGATTTTGTTGGCGAATAATTGGGGAGGATTTGATTTTTCCTGCGATCGCAACTTTTTCCTGTGCTTGTTGAAGATAATCTGTAATATCGATAGGGTGAACATCCTCCACCGTTTGTAAGATTTGAATGTTTTTATTTTTCAACGCCTCTAAAATAGGTCTGGCTAAACGTAAACTATCTTTGGCTACGGAGCGAATAATACCTTCAGTTATTTTTTCTTTCTCGGTGGTAATTGCTCTAACTTGAGCAAGAAGATAAACCTTCACCGCAAAATCCGTTATTCCTTGACTAACATCATATAGGCTATGAGTTAAAGTTTCATTGAGAGGAGTAAACTGTTTTAAGTACTGGTATCGCCATAAAGATTCCACAAATAATTGCCAAATATCATCTTCTTCCATGCGATCCCAAATCAGATCACCTTGCCCACTACCTCGGCGAGTTTGTCGAAATTCACCACTAAGAATTGACATTGCCTTATATGTGCCAACAAGAACAACAGGAATTCCGATCGTATTAACTAATTGAACAAAAAAATTGAGCATTTTACGAGATCCGCCACTTTTAGCTTCACTGAGATGTTGAATCTCATCAATGACTAACACTCCGATACAATGGAGAGATGCGATCCTTGCCATAATTGGAATTAATTGATCTATGGTGCAACGTGCTTTTGAAAAATTTTTTGAGTAATTAGTGCCTAACAATTCATCAATAGCTTGAAAAAAATTGAAACATAATCCTTTAATCGATCCATCATGAGGACATTCCAAGTTTAACCAAACAACCTGCATTAGAGTAAAATTTTGTCCTTGATATTGATTATGAATAATTACTTGAGGATATAAGGATAAAATAGACCGAATAGCAGTAGTTTTACCTATCCCACTTATTCCCATAATCGTGAATCCCGTTGCAGTGGAACGAATATTGAGATTTGAGAATTCCCCTGAATCTGATAGTTGAAATGGTTGATGAAATTGTTGACGAAATTCTGGGGTAAGGGGATTTCGGGAACGATAACCTGATCGTATCATTCGAGAAAATCTCTGCTCCAAATCCAAGTGAATAGGCAATGGTTCAACAAACTGCTGAACATTTTGTAATAGATGTAAACGTAAATGGTTTGGTAATGTACGCTCACCAGTATCATATTCGGGATAATAAGCTAAACGAACCATTGCTTCCTCCTCCGATAATATGGTCGGTAATGCTTCAATTAAAGGATTATTACGATAGATAGAGAGTAAAGGATCTTGATATTGTGCCTGAATTACTTGTCCTTTAAAAGCTAGAAGTGATGGGGTGAAATTTTTAGTCATCTTGATCCTGCCATTGTTTTTTTCTGAGTTGACGTAATTTATCAATAGGTTTTGGAGGTGCAATATAATCGTTTTCCTCCTTTTCCGTCCCGTTAAAGATAGGAATTATCTCTGCTAGTTCTTGGACATTGTTATCTTCAATGCCTGAATTGTTTATTCTTTCATACTCTTTTTCAGCATGACGATTTTGAATAATTCCTTGAATACGGGAACGTTTACTTTGAGGAATTTTCGCTTGAGATGTTTGTTTTTGAGCTTCTGAGACAATTTGTTCAACTTGGGCGTGAAAATTAGCTTGAGTTTGCTGTAGCCTTGTTTTAGAAGATTCTTGATATTGTTTTTGTAATTCAAAATATTCAACAACTTCATACCAATCTTTCCCCTTAAATCTCAGGTCTGCTTCGACTAAATTACAGGTGATTAAGGCTGGACTATCACGCAAACGGAGATAAATATGATCCACAAAACGAGGATCATAAGCTATTTTGACTTTCCATCGTCCCTCATTTCTGGCTTTGACAAACCATTGCTCTCTTAAGGCTAACTCACAAGTATAATATGAACCGTTATAATAAATTCCTTGAGCAGTGATAGAGGCTTGTGCTGACGGTAATAAATTCAGATGAATAACATCTTCTGATTGAGTTCGCAAATGACCTACTCGATTTTGTATTCCCCAATTCCATAAGTCGATGGGATAAGGTTGCAGATAATCCTGAATCATAAATTCATCCATTGAGTAACTCGTCAAATAGTGATTATGATTATGGTCAAGGATTTGATAAATCATTAGTTGTCGAAATTGATGTAAGTCCAAAACTGCTTCTAGTCGATAATCCCTATCTCCTCTTTCTCGTTGTTTTCTAACCGCTCCAGGTAGCCAATGAATCATCTTTTCATTGGTTAAGCCAAAATTTCTTTCAACAATTCCTTTCCAATCTGCTCGATAAGGTGGTGTATTAGAAACACGAATGTTGAGAGCATTCACTAAATTATCGGCGTTGTAACCTTCAAATTCTCCTCGATCGGCTAAAATAGATTCGGGCAAATGATGACAAGGCCAGTCTTCAGGAGTAATCTCAATACCGTACTGATTGCAAAATTCGACTTTATTCGTAGTTACATTCTCAAGGGCTAACATCGCGCCGAGCCAACTTGGTCCTTCTAAACTGACGCTAAATCCGACTATCATGCGACTGAAAACATCGATAACAATATAGAGTACAGGACGACCAATAATTCTATTTCGATCCAAAGAACTAACCAAATAAATGTCGCCGATCGTGGCA encodes the following:
- a CDS encoding TnsD family Tn7-like transposition protein, with amino-acid sequence MIGFFPDPYPDELLCSISARYQKIVQYETELIAVQDLFGVVKGNFVVDLPNRLQYLLDHLPKGHNYCFESLIYNNTLFPFYSPFLTKERKTRIFEEMAGSYKIGVHKLLGLTSSTIPLQKYMRYCPLCVQEDKDTYGETYWHRSHQIDGIDICAKHRVFLEQTNIFCRNRDLYRNRFLAAEQAITDISEPRPLNLSDEYHFIIDRIASLVQSLFVEYEYFSDCYSDQTINRYRSIFIERDLASYSGRIRVEKLIISFMEKYPDQLLQRLGLEINPKEPHNWLSLFFRPSSGIQHPLKHLLLLDFLEIHPLNFFQLPENYRPFGEANWPCLNPVCPDYKQMVISDYHSKPYYCKKTKIVKPIGTFSCPVCQFTYQRVGPDVSLSDRFQFYLISFHGKIWDDNLVKLWNDFSITQKEITKKLGLDWRTIEKHAIRLDLSIPRDCRYKTRTREDKKILLVSLKKQCSTVNSEKLDSYRTSFLEILKDNEGITRTQLKEIFYREYNWLSENDRPWLEANLPPSKKRYYGDSYESYWHERDLLIVNQIPDVVVKIKQISKPRPIRITLALIGRELGCKSTLQTKLSKLPKTKKLLDEVIETLEQFSIRRIWWAFDLFNQEKICPTKSQFLLKLNFEQSVKEKPLIQKNVSEALQLLDVYR
- a CDS encoding ATP-binding protein: MTKNFTPSLLAFKGQVIQAQYQDPLLSIYRNNPLIEALPTILSEEEAMVRLAYYPEYDTGERTLPNHLRLHLLQNVQQFVEPLPIHLDLEQRFSRMIRSGYRSRNPLTPEFRQQFHQPFQLSDSGEFSNLNIRSTATGFTIMGISGIGKTTAIRSILSLYPQVIIHNQYQGQNFTLMQVVWLNLECPHDGSIKGLCFNFFQAIDELLGTNYSKNFSKARCTIDQLIPIMARIASLHCIGVLVIDEIQHLSEAKSGGSRKMLNFFVQLVNTIGIPVVLVGTYKAMSILSGEFRQTRRGSGQGDLIWDRMEEDDIWQLFVESLWRYQYLKQFTPLNETLTHSLYDVSQGITDFAVKVYLLAQVRAITTEKEKITEGIIRSVAKDSLRLARPILEALKNKNIQILQTVEDVHPIDITDYLQQAQEKVAIAGKIKSSPIIRQQNPASMQQNSEDENVYRTVSVSEKSPQQIKHPKSPVEVQGLIKLIESNNDQNLTNYELLKQGGYIRSVTEYLMEVNSL
- a CDS encoding Mu transposase C-terminal domain-containing protein; translated protein: MSILVNMLLEWLDDEGNNVIERVLWVDSLTDNVVLIEINNSKALPTWRKLSELENDCFNQKIRVLTFDPYQKLTPSEDEIPFSYKQRRDRAWEVIKPIVENPDGLAFIPEHRGKLINEIINNTGSSKKTIYHHLRRYWQGGQNKNVLLPLFEKCGAKGKQRQSSDRKRGRPSKLAKATNSTLGVNIDDEIKKKFERGINLFYENQQGRTLKDAFQLTLEKLFHQGYEMQNNVLVPILPPAHELPTFNQFRYWYQKDRNITREKISREGKRRFNLKYREITGNSTKMAFGPGSVYQIDATIGDIYLVSSLDRNRIIGRPVLYIVIDVFSRMIVGFSVSLEGPSWLGAMLALENVTTNKVEFCNQYGIEITPEDWPCHHLPESILADRGEFEGYNADNLVNALNIRVSNTPPYRADWKGIVERNFGLTNEKMIHWLPGAVRKQRERGDRDYRLEAVLDLHQFRQLMIYQILDHNHNHYLTSYSMDEFMIQDYLQPYPIDLWNWGIQNRVGHLRTQSEDVIHLNLLPSAQASITAQGIYYNGSYYTCELALREQWFVKARNEGRWKVKIAYDPRFVDHIYLRLRDSPALITCNLVEADLRFKGKDWYEVVEYFELQKQYQESSKTRLQQTQANFHAQVEQIVSEAQKQTSQAKIPQSKRSRIQGIIQNRHAEKEYERINNSGIEDNNVQELAEIIPIFNGTEKEENDYIAPPKPIDKLRQLRKKQWQDQDD